The Flexivirga oryzae genome has a segment encoding these proteins:
- a CDS encoding multiubiquitin domain-containing protein — protein sequence MEAPEAEKPGHEHQDRTVKIIVNTRPHEWAEKTISYEEVVELAYPGQPVGEGEEVTVSFTRGHDEKHEGSLTPNHSVKVKNKMVFDVYRTSRS from the coding sequence ATGGAGGCTCCCGAAGCAGAGAAGCCCGGTCACGAGCACCAAGACCGGACCGTGAAGATCATCGTGAACACCCGCCCGCACGAGTGGGCGGAGAAGACGATCTCCTACGAAGAGGTCGTCGAGCTGGCCTACCCGGGCCAGCCGGTCGGTGAGGGTGAGGAGGTCACGGTCTCGTTCACGCGGGGGCACGACGAGAAGCACGAGGGCTCGCTGACTCCGAACCACAGCGTCAAGGTCAAGAACAAGATGGTGTTCGATGTCTACCGCACCTCTCGCTCGTGA
- a CDS encoding TadE/TadG family type IV pilus assembly protein, translated as MMQNGKKQHQELDRERGSVTIFMAAAAFVMIVLVGLAVDLGGQVAAQQRARDVAGQAARAGGEQVLGGPAVEGQGAQIDTNAAAAAARSYLASAGVDGTVAVTSNDTLVVTTSQNYQTKFLSVMGIGSLHVTGHSSARLIRAQNGVAR; from the coding sequence ATGATGCAGAACGGCAAGAAGCAGCATCAGGAACTCGACCGCGAACGCGGTTCGGTAACCATCTTCATGGCCGCGGCGGCCTTCGTGATGATCGTGCTCGTCGGGCTGGCCGTCGACCTCGGCGGGCAGGTCGCCGCTCAGCAACGCGCCCGGGATGTAGCTGGCCAGGCCGCACGTGCAGGCGGCGAGCAGGTCCTCGGCGGGCCCGCTGTCGAAGGCCAGGGCGCCCAGATCGACACCAACGCAGCGGCAGCCGCTGCCCGCAGCTACCTGGCATCGGCCGGAGTAGACGGCACGGTTGCGGTTACGAGCAACGACACCTTGGTGGTGACGACCTCGCAGAACTACCAGACCAAGTTCCTGTCGGTCATGGGGATCGGGAGCCTGCACGTCACCGGCCACAGCAGCGCGCGTCTGATCCGCGCGCAGAATGGAGTAGCCCGATGA
- a CDS encoding helix-turn-helix domain-containing protein produces the protein MSGHSPFRAEALRDARVNAGLTQHQLANRIGVAGGERVSRWELGTSTPTPAILSKLAKVLGVRIADLLADADGPADLRLLRLEAGYGSRETARRAHLAAATYIRWEAGAFSRMPADAELTPLARVLDVRLKVLRDALEESRRRREV, from the coding sequence GTGTCCGGTCATTCACCATTTCGTGCGGAAGCGCTGCGTGACGCACGGGTGAACGCTGGTTTGACCCAGCATCAGCTGGCCAACCGGATTGGCGTTGCTGGGGGAGAGCGGGTGTCCCGCTGGGAGCTGGGTACGTCCACGCCGACGCCGGCGATCCTCAGCAAGCTCGCGAAGGTTCTCGGGGTCCGGATTGCGGACCTACTTGCGGATGCCGACGGGCCAGCCGATTTGCGGCTGCTGCGGCTGGAGGCCGGCTACGGCTCGCGAGAGACTGCGCGTCGCGCGCACTTGGCGGCCGCGACATATATCCGGTGGGAGGCAGGGGCCTTCAGTAGGATGCCGGCTGACGCGGAACTGACGCCGCTGGCCCGTGTGCTCGACGTCCGCCTGAAGGTATTACGTGACGCGCTAGAAGAGTCTCGGCGGCGGCGCGAGGTTTAG
- a CDS encoding type II secretion system F family protein, giving the protein MTALVPGLAGALIVAGVLGAVLGVRPAPEKPPAPAWTHLPLVARLGQISPRTRVLLLVGAGAGLIVAVVTGWFIAILAVPAIIVGLPMLLTAPRAASEIERLEAMEEWTRSLSGVLTAGVGLEQALIATLRSTPDAIRPEVTRLVARLGARWGTEDALRAFAEDLDDATGDLVAANLILGARRRGRGLANVLESLAESVAADVRARRQIEADRAKPRATARWITLITVGVLAFLALTGRYVAPYGSPLGQVLLVVLLSAYVATLIWMRTMTRGAALPRFIGMQTGGGKA; this is encoded by the coding sequence ATGACCGCCCTGGTCCCTGGCCTGGCCGGTGCGCTCATCGTGGCCGGCGTGCTGGGCGCTGTGCTGGGTGTGCGGCCCGCGCCGGAGAAGCCACCTGCACCAGCCTGGACGCACCTCCCCTTGGTGGCACGGCTGGGTCAAATCTCCCCTAGAACCCGGGTGCTATTGCTGGTCGGGGCTGGTGCAGGTCTCATCGTGGCGGTCGTCACGGGATGGTTCATCGCGATCCTCGCGGTGCCCGCGATCATCGTCGGACTTCCGATGCTGCTGACTGCACCTCGAGCGGCTTCCGAAATCGAGCGGCTCGAAGCGATGGAGGAGTGGACCCGATCACTGTCCGGGGTGCTCACGGCCGGTGTCGGCCTCGAGCAGGCATTGATCGCAACGTTGCGGTCGACGCCGGACGCCATACGCCCGGAGGTGACCCGGCTGGTCGCTCGCCTCGGTGCCCGGTGGGGTACTGAAGACGCCCTGCGGGCATTCGCCGAGGACCTCGACGACGCCACCGGCGACTTGGTGGCCGCCAACCTGATTCTCGGGGCTCGGCGCCGCGGGCGTGGCCTGGCCAACGTGTTGGAATCACTGGCCGAGTCGGTGGCTGCCGATGTGCGGGCCCGCCGGCAGATCGAGGCCGACCGCGCCAAGCCTCGCGCGACAGCCCGCTGGATCACCTTGATCACCGTCGGGGTGCTGGCGTTCCTGGCACTCACGGGACGCTACGTCGCGCCGTACGGATCACCCTTGGGTCAGGTGCTGCTGGTCGTGCTGTTGAGCGCCTACGTCGCCACCTTGATCTGGATGCGCACGATGACCCGCGGCGCAGCTCTCCCTCGCTTCATCGGGATGCAGACTGGGGGAGGGAAAGCATGA
- a CDS encoding ThiF family adenylyltransferase, with amino-acid sequence MSTAPLARDEDVRRLLDDGYDVNIIGGHLVVKQVPYVTTETVVAHGFLAYPVTVSGDRVVMDTDHRIWFGGSIPCNEHGQPLTFATPETRDIFPDLPAASFMLSSKPANGYPDQYAKVTAYVRMLAHPAMALDSEVTSTPGAAWQEVEEDLPFRYRDTATSRAGLSILSRLFRDERIVIIGLGGTGAYILDQVAKTPVASILLIDGDVFDNHNAFRAPGAASIEQLRERPSKVAYFYAMYGPMHTNITTEQTYITDENLDLLDGATFVFLAMDDATMKPAIAAYLLQRGTPFVDVGMGVEEIDSKLSGLLRMVFADPGEGVERALSRIPKSAEERDDYSRNIQVADLNALNAMLAIGRWKRHLGFYADGTGEEFATYSMFTNHITNETADESDDSDDQEDDRGDGPVSAA; translated from the coding sequence ATGTCTACCGCACCTCTCGCTCGTGACGAAGACGTCCGTCGTCTCCTCGACGACGGATACGACGTCAACATCATCGGCGGCCACCTGGTCGTGAAGCAGGTCCCGTACGTGACCACCGAGACGGTGGTTGCGCACGGGTTCCTCGCCTACCCGGTCACCGTCAGCGGTGATCGGGTCGTCATGGACACTGACCACCGGATCTGGTTCGGGGGGTCGATTCCGTGTAACGAGCACGGGCAACCCCTCACCTTCGCGACTCCCGAGACGCGTGACATCTTTCCGGACCTGCCCGCCGCGTCCTTCATGCTCTCGAGCAAGCCGGCGAACGGGTACCCGGACCAGTATGCGAAGGTGACGGCGTACGTCCGCATGCTGGCGCACCCGGCGATGGCGCTGGACTCCGAAGTCACTTCGACGCCGGGAGCCGCCTGGCAGGAGGTCGAGGAAGACCTGCCGTTCCGGTACCGCGATACGGCGACCTCCCGGGCGGGGCTGTCCATCCTGTCGCGCCTGTTCCGCGACGAGCGGATCGTCATCATCGGTCTCGGTGGGACCGGCGCGTACATCCTCGACCAGGTCGCCAAGACCCCGGTGGCGAGCATCTTGCTCATCGACGGGGACGTGTTCGACAACCACAACGCGTTCCGGGCACCCGGCGCCGCTTCGATCGAGCAGCTGCGTGAGCGACCCTCGAAGGTCGCGTACTTCTACGCGATGTACGGACCCATGCACACGAACATCACGACGGAGCAGACATACATCACCGATGAGAACCTCGACCTGCTCGACGGAGCGACGTTCGTGTTCCTCGCGATGGACGACGCCACGATGAAACCGGCCATCGCCGCGTACCTTCTGCAGCGCGGCACGCCGTTCGTCGACGTCGGCATGGGTGTTGAGGAAATCGACTCAAAGCTGTCAGGACTACTCCGGATGGTGTTCGCCGACCCCGGCGAAGGTGTGGAGCGTGCCCTGTCGCGCATCCCGAAGTCAGCTGAGGAACGCGACGACTACAGCCGCAACATCCAGGTGGCAGATCTCAACGCGCTCAACGCGATGCTAGCCATCGGACGGTGGAAGCGGCACCTCGGGTTCTACGCCGACGGCACCGGTGAGGAATTCGCGACGTACTCGATGTTCACCAACCACATCACCAACGAGACCGCGGACGAGTCCGATGACTCCGATGACCAGGAGGACGATCGCGGAGATGGGCCGGTGAGCGCGGCATGA
- a CDS encoding TadE family protein, whose protein sequence is MSWPRNRRDPEEGSAAIEAAIAVPAFMLFVLLVIFGGRVAMAHQAVQSAAAEAARTATLERTEGAAQGSGASGAAASLTSQGLHCISQHVDVDASGFTAPVGTPATIRATVRCTVDLSDVSVPGVPGSMTITETMTSPLDTYRER, encoded by the coding sequence ATGAGCTGGCCACGCAACCGTCGCGACCCGGAGGAGGGCTCGGCCGCCATCGAGGCCGCCATCGCAGTGCCAGCGTTCATGCTCTTCGTGCTGCTGGTGATCTTCGGTGGCCGGGTCGCCATGGCGCACCAGGCGGTGCAGTCAGCAGCGGCCGAAGCCGCCCGGACAGCAACACTGGAACGGACCGAAGGAGCCGCGCAAGGCAGCGGCGCCAGTGGTGCGGCGGCAAGCCTGACATCACAAGGCCTGCACTGCATCTCGCAACACGTCGACGTCGACGCCTCCGGTTTTACCGCTCCCGTGGGGACACCGGCCACCATCCGGGCGACGGTTCGCTGCACTGTCGACCTGTCGGACGTGTCCGTGCCTGGTGTTCCGGGGTCGATGACCATCACCGAGACGATGACCAGCCCGCTCGACACATACCGGGAGCGATGA
- a CDS encoding ImmA/IrrE family metallo-endopeptidase: protein MRAVAEEERSDLGLDKHDPFDPYALAEAHGIPVYSLTQLLEFDLGPEAYSHFHSTSSKSWSAALMPLGAARIIVENDAHSPVRRRSNIAHELGHHLLEHSFENVVLGEDHKRQFDPTMEKQALFVSGQLLIPDGAARKAAYASWDNARVAEAFDVSEQFAQMRMAGPRVVADRASRKFGFGRSR, encoded by the coding sequence ATGCGTGCGGTCGCCGAAGAGGAGCGCAGCGACCTCGGGCTGGATAAGCACGACCCTTTCGATCCGTACGCGCTCGCCGAAGCGCATGGCATCCCGGTGTACTCCCTGACCCAGCTTCTCGAATTCGATCTTGGGCCCGAGGCCTACAGTCACTTTCATTCCACCAGTTCCAAGTCGTGGTCGGCCGCTCTGATGCCGCTCGGAGCCGCCCGCATCATCGTTGAGAACGACGCGCACTCGCCCGTGCGGCGCCGGAGCAACATTGCGCACGAACTCGGACACCACCTGCTTGAGCACTCATTTGAGAACGTCGTCCTCGGCGAGGATCACAAGCGTCAGTTCGACCCCACCATGGAGAAGCAGGCGCTGTTCGTCTCTGGGCAGCTCCTAATCCCCGATGGCGCTGCCCGTAAGGCCGCCTATGCGAGCTGGGACAACGCGCGAGTCGCCGAAGCCTTCGACGTCAGCGAGCAGTTCGCCCAAATGCGAATGGCGGGACCTCGAGTCGTAGCCGATCGCGCGTCTCGGAAGTTCGGCTTCGGGCGAAGCCGCTAG
- a CDS encoding GAF domain-containing protein, which translates to MSGPEWCLVETFGLKPPTLVGLGSRPRSMVPLDKFFARSRTSLAMAHRALEHVTAAAQPYDVTTSAGRRCLAHPLSAYDGQVNGAWLWLGGPGDAGPAVPHDIAGAWYFNLSSFEVAGSDELLDLYRQPMEQRRTKRAMGEAFTRLTAGPDASEALAKIVQSVPGTEHQAIWTVVCDDGARRAAHFSCRALAHDTQDGPQIVLHGITHDIGPADDVPQAPHLAVLERRVLDAAAESGTHRAIVDVRTGRIIQWVDSPPSSIDWAVPGIDIFHPDDAEVVHNLNRLVDGAVTRSIRLRGTDTEWTAVNVTSQPMLLDNSTTAALWTIDMNSSGS; encoded by the coding sequence ATGTCCGGGCCTGAATGGTGTCTTGTCGAGACGTTCGGCCTCAAGCCACCGACGCTGGTCGGCCTTGGCTCCAGGCCGCGGAGCATGGTGCCGTTGGACAAGTTTTTTGCCCGTAGCCGGACGTCCCTGGCCATGGCGCACAGGGCTCTCGAGCACGTCACTGCGGCCGCGCAGCCATACGATGTGACCACTTCCGCCGGCCGCCGGTGTCTGGCTCATCCGCTCAGCGCCTACGACGGCCAGGTGAACGGCGCCTGGCTATGGCTGGGAGGCCCGGGCGACGCTGGGCCAGCCGTCCCACATGACATCGCCGGCGCGTGGTATTTCAATCTCAGCAGCTTCGAAGTGGCCGGATCCGATGAGCTGCTCGACCTGTACCGCCAACCCATGGAGCAGCGGCGCACCAAGCGAGCCATGGGTGAGGCCTTCACTCGACTTACTGCCGGACCGGATGCCTCCGAAGCGTTGGCCAAGATCGTGCAGTCCGTGCCCGGCACCGAACACCAGGCAATCTGGACAGTCGTCTGCGACGACGGCGCTCGGCGCGCAGCCCATTTTTCCTGCCGGGCGTTGGCGCACGATACCCAGGACGGCCCACAGATCGTCCTACACGGCATCACCCACGACATCGGCCCCGCGGACGACGTCCCGCAGGCACCGCACCTCGCGGTCCTTGAGCGTCGAGTTCTGGACGCTGCCGCCGAATCGGGCACTCATCGCGCGATAGTCGATGTCCGCACCGGCCGCATCATCCAGTGGGTCGATTCACCGCCCTCGTCGATCGACTGGGCCGTGCCGGGCATCGACATCTTCCATCCAGACGATGCCGAAGTGGTGCACAATCTCAACCGCCTGGTCGACGGCGCGGTCACACGGTCGATCCGCCTGCGAGGCACTGATACAGAGTGGACGGCCGTCAACGTGACCAGCCAACCGATGCTGCTGGACAACTCGACGACAGCCGCGCTCTGGACGATCGACATGAACTCTTCGGGCAGCTAA
- a CDS encoding type II secretion system F family protein, which yields MITGLQLALVGGGFIGLGIALLVWRLVPAQPDLGDALGRLSPDQPRRVRDRAETTAQPADTRERVGQWALKTFPPGAWARTPHRELALLRIPLTRFYGEKVLFALFGLVVPPLLTSFFAVIGLRLPFVIPVVATLVFAGVMFFLPDYNARDDAKKARDEFNRALGAYIDLVALERNSGSGARQAMEVAAGVGDSWVFRRLSEELTRSRWSGEAPWEAIRALGHELGLTELEDLADIMRLSGEEGTQIYTQLRARSASMRTAMLNSELAKANEVGERMSIPMSLLGVIFMALLIAPALLRVVGGGS from the coding sequence ATGATCACGGGACTGCAACTGGCGCTGGTCGGTGGTGGATTCATTGGCCTCGGCATTGCGTTGCTGGTGTGGCGGCTGGTGCCTGCTCAACCTGACCTCGGGGACGCCCTGGGACGTCTGTCCCCGGACCAGCCGCGTCGCGTCCGTGATCGTGCCGAGACGACCGCGCAGCCGGCGGACACGCGTGAGCGGGTCGGGCAGTGGGCGCTCAAGACGTTCCCGCCCGGCGCGTGGGCCCGCACCCCACACAGGGAGCTGGCGCTGCTGCGGATTCCGCTGACGCGCTTCTACGGCGAGAAGGTGCTGTTCGCCCTCTTCGGCCTGGTCGTCCCGCCGTTGTTGACGAGCTTCTTCGCGGTGATCGGACTGCGGCTGCCGTTCGTCATCCCGGTCGTCGCGACGCTCGTGTTCGCCGGGGTGATGTTCTTCCTGCCCGACTACAACGCACGCGACGACGCCAAGAAGGCCCGCGACGAATTCAACCGGGCGCTGGGTGCATACATCGATCTTGTTGCGCTGGAACGCAACTCAGGGTCGGGGGCCCGGCAGGCGATGGAAGTTGCGGCGGGTGTCGGCGACAGCTGGGTGTTCCGCAGGCTCAGCGAAGAACTCACCCGATCACGATGGTCAGGCGAGGCGCCCTGGGAAGCCATCCGGGCGCTGGGGCACGAGCTCGGCTTGACCGAACTGGAGGACCTGGCCGACATCATGCGGCTGTCCGGGGAAGAAGGCACCCAGATCTACACCCAGCTGCGCGCCCGATCGGCCTCGATGCGGACCGCGATGCTCAACTCCGAACTCGCCAAGGCCAACGAAGTCGGCGAACGGATGAGCATCCCCATGAGCTTGCTCGGGGTGATCTTCATGGCTCTGCTGATCGCGCCGGCGCTGCTGCGAGTAGTCGGAGGTGGCAGTTGA
- a CDS encoding helix-turn-helix domain-containing protein, whose translation MPTPTTPRRQFETLADAAERTGLSIRTLRRRIAAGQLPAYRSGRRVLRVDPADVDRLMVLIPTA comes from the coding sequence ATGCCTACCCCCACAACACCCCGCCGCCAGTTCGAGACGCTGGCCGACGCGGCTGAGCGGACCGGCCTGAGCATCCGAACCCTGCGTCGCAGAATCGCCGCCGGTCAACTGCCCGCCTACCGCAGCGGACGTCGCGTACTTCGCGTTGACCCTGCCGACGTCGATCGGCTCATGGTCCTCATTCCAACGGCGTAA
- a CDS encoding TadE family protein: MTRIVTLFRTRLVHRVGAEHERGSSSIQMIVLLPALFTVMFLGMQAALWFHARSVAIAAAQEGARTAGAQNGTAAAGISDAASFVSDAGGSDVLAGVHVSGGRSGNRATVTVSGTSMSIIPGWTITVHQSATVPVERLTR; the protein is encoded by the coding sequence ATGACCAGGATCGTCACGCTGTTCCGCACCCGACTCGTCCACCGAGTCGGGGCGGAACACGAACGCGGCTCGAGCTCCATCCAGATGATCGTGCTCCTGCCTGCGCTCTTCACTGTGATGTTCCTGGGCATGCAAGCCGCACTCTGGTTCCATGCACGGTCCGTCGCGATCGCCGCGGCACAAGAGGGGGCACGCACCGCCGGTGCGCAGAACGGGACCGCGGCGGCCGGGATCAGCGATGCTGCCTCTTTCGTCAGCGACGCCGGTGGCAGCGATGTCCTCGCCGGCGTCCACGTCAGCGGCGGCCGCTCCGGAAACCGGGCAACGGTCACCGTCAGTGGCACCTCGATGAGCATCATCCCTGGCTGGACCATCACGGTGCACCAAAGCGCCACGGTCCCGGTGGAAAGGCTCACCCGATGA
- a CDS encoding SDR family NAD(P)-dependent oxidoreductase gives MRAEPRSALITGASGGIGSAIARCLAGTYESLILVDTDRNSLDVLAAELPCQAVVAPLDVTATDYRHDLANWVEKAPALDCVFTFAGVMHTGTVRQSTFEDLVRVIDINLIGTIATVHACLPYLERGSSIVTASSAIESIAVPRHASYVASKAGVYGFTRTLANELDQEGAGVRVSTALIGGVHTDILRNGSFAENENPTERVASFDRRVARSSADDIARAVVRGQQRGSRIIYAGPDSRVAALLARAAGRYTRLPRI, from the coding sequence ATGCGCGCAGAGCCTCGTAGTGCCCTCATCACCGGCGCGAGCGGGGGCATCGGCAGCGCCATTGCGCGATGTCTCGCCGGCACCTATGAGTCCTTGATTCTCGTTGACACAGATAGGAATTCGCTCGATGTACTAGCCGCAGAGCTGCCGTGTCAAGCAGTGGTCGCGCCGTTGGACGTCACGGCCACGGACTACCGACACGACCTCGCAAATTGGGTTGAAAAAGCACCGGCTCTTGACTGTGTCTTTACCTTCGCGGGCGTTATGCATACGGGAACGGTGCGCCAGAGCACCTTCGAGGACTTGGTGCGAGTCATCGACATAAACCTGATCGGCACCATCGCCACCGTGCACGCATGCCTGCCGTACCTCGAACGTGGCTCCAGCATCGTGACCGCGTCCAGCGCGATCGAAAGCATCGCGGTCCCCCGGCACGCGTCTTATGTCGCAAGTAAGGCGGGTGTCTATGGGTTTACCCGCACCCTGGCCAACGAGCTGGATCAGGAAGGCGCTGGGGTCCGCGTCAGTACAGCTCTCATCGGCGGCGTGCATACCGACATCCTGCGCAACGGCAGCTTCGCCGAGAACGAGAATCCAACGGAACGGGTGGCCAGCTTCGACCGCCGTGTCGCACGGTCGTCGGCTGACGACATCGCTCGCGCTGTCGTGCGCGGCCAGCAACGCGGCTCGCGCATCATTTACGCCGGGCCGGATTCCCGGGTTGCGGCGCTGCTTGCGCGCGCCGCTGGTCGTTACACTCGACTTCCGCGTATCTGA
- a CDS encoding CpaF family protein: MTQSNPWVSDPDDPTDPTSLPLFAGDDGADTDKPKTGRVRSSFSLGEESHDRPGYIHAVDQPRSDDDSTDAGRGRQAGRSARRRKTGANAHDGIDWGLVAAFRSQASEQLSAAIGKDRTLDEQAQEELGRSIILELLESEAAEAVSAGRQSWSLEQQDDMAEAIFNALFRLGRFQPLVDDETVENIEAYGHDHVLLLHSDGRIEQGPPVAESDEELIEFLTFLGSKSGSGRPFSEAQPRLHINLPGGARLAAACWSTNRPTVVIRRHRVRDTDLRELAATGMLSDLQADFLEAAVKARLNIIVAGPQGAGKTTMVRGLCASIDPWEKIGTFETEYELFLDEMPRHKRVIAFESRPGSGEVGINGRQAGEVTLDELLIDSFRFMLGRTIVGEVRGPEILSMIKAMQSTAGSISTTHAANAKAAIRKLVTCAMEAGAHISDGYAVSAVAGHIDLIVQLHYQPGAQEGTDQEKRPQRWISEIVSVEPGEEATGYATQHVFRPKFGGPAVASVLPEHIRGVLEEHGFDTRAFENERRIHGGESS; the protein is encoded by the coding sequence ATGACCCAGTCGAACCCCTGGGTGTCCGATCCGGATGACCCGACAGACCCCACCTCCTTGCCGCTGTTCGCCGGCGACGACGGCGCGGACACGGATAAGCCGAAGACCGGCCGGGTGCGGTCATCGTTCTCGCTGGGAGAGGAGTCGCATGACCGCCCCGGCTACATTCACGCAGTCGACCAACCACGATCGGATGATGACTCGACCGATGCCGGTCGAGGGCGTCAAGCAGGCAGATCGGCACGACGACGCAAGACCGGCGCGAACGCGCACGACGGCATCGACTGGGGGCTGGTCGCGGCATTCCGGAGCCAGGCATCAGAACAGCTCAGTGCAGCGATCGGCAAGGACCGCACGCTCGATGAGCAAGCCCAGGAGGAACTCGGCCGCTCGATCATCCTTGAGCTGCTGGAGAGCGAGGCCGCTGAGGCTGTCTCGGCCGGGCGCCAGTCGTGGTCCCTGGAACAGCAGGACGACATGGCTGAGGCGATCTTCAACGCGCTCTTCCGGCTGGGCCGTTTCCAGCCGCTGGTCGACGACGAGACCGTGGAGAACATCGAGGCCTATGGTCACGATCACGTGCTGTTGCTGCACAGCGACGGCCGGATCGAACAGGGCCCACCGGTCGCAGAGAGCGACGAGGAGCTGATCGAGTTCCTCACGTTCCTCGGCAGCAAATCCGGCAGCGGGCGACCCTTCTCCGAGGCGCAACCCCGGCTGCACATCAACCTGCCTGGAGGAGCGCGGCTTGCCGCAGCCTGCTGGAGCACCAACCGGCCGACGGTGGTGATCCGCAGGCACCGCGTGCGCGATACGGACCTGCGTGAGTTGGCCGCGACCGGGATGCTCAGCGACCTGCAAGCCGATTTCCTCGAAGCAGCCGTCAAGGCCCGCCTCAACATCATCGTCGCCGGCCCGCAGGGCGCAGGAAAGACAACCATGGTGCGCGGATTGTGTGCGTCGATCGATCCCTGGGAGAAGATCGGCACCTTCGAGACGGAGTACGAGCTCTTCCTGGATGAGATGCCCCGGCACAAGCGGGTCATCGCTTTCGAGTCGCGTCCGGGGTCGGGGGAGGTGGGCATCAACGGCCGGCAGGCCGGCGAAGTGACCCTCGACGAGCTGCTCATCGACAGCTTCCGGTTCATGCTCGGACGCACGATCGTGGGCGAGGTCCGTGGCCCGGAGATCCTGTCGATGATCAAAGCGATGCAGTCGACCGCCGGGTCCATCAGCACCACCCACGCGGCCAACGCGAAAGCCGCGATCAGGAAGCTGGTTACCTGCGCGATGGAAGCAGGTGCGCACATCTCCGACGGGTACGCGGTGAGCGCGGTGGCCGGACACATCGACCTGATCGTGCAGCTGCACTACCAGCCCGGTGCCCAGGAGGGGACCGACCAGGAAAAGCGGCCGCAGCGATGGATCTCTGAGATCGTCTCGGTCGAGCCTGGGGAGGAAGCCACCGGGTATGCGACCCAGCATGTGTTCCGGCCGAAATTTGGCGGGCCGGCGGTCGCCAGCGTGTTGCCGGAACACATCCGAGGGGTGTTGGAAGAGCACGGATTCGATACTCGCGCCTTCGAGAACGAGCGCCGGATCCATGGAGGCGAAAGCTCATGA
- a CDS encoding helix-turn-helix domain-containing protein, protein MSAGPTVNVKSLHAALDAAREQQDLSWRQLAKQLGVSASTISRMAQGLRPDVSAFVAMTTWLRMPAENFYIGVEETNNEPDLVASLSPHLRARSDLTEKDVSYLEDVIAAAAKRFKSEREEASG, encoded by the coding sequence TTGAGCGCCGGGCCCACGGTCAACGTGAAGTCGCTGCACGCGGCATTAGACGCAGCTCGGGAGCAGCAGGACCTGTCCTGGCGACAGCTGGCTAAGCAGCTCGGCGTCAGCGCGTCGACGATCTCGAGGATGGCGCAAGGGTTGCGGCCCGACGTGTCCGCGTTCGTCGCCATGACGACGTGGCTGCGAATGCCTGCGGAGAACTTCTACATTGGCGTCGAAGAGACGAACAACGAGCCAGACCTTGTCGCATCATTGAGCCCACACCTCCGGGCACGAAGTGACCTGACCGAGAAGGATGTCTCCTACCTTGAAGACGTCATCGCAGCAGCCGCCAAACGGTTCAAGTCCGAGCGCGAAGAAGCCTCGGGGTAA
- a CDS encoding SAF domain-containing protein — protein MAIAPTDEQRSARRRDRGKKDPEDAIGPAASSDTVAPPPKMRRRPLLIAASVAAVCLGALLGVMAFTSMNSAKEVLAVRSTVHRGEVITRGDVMIVRVGVDPGLKPLPASELNNVVGKRAAMDIAAGGLVTGDEITSSVVPGAGESEVGISLAPGALPANGLENGDDVRIVLTPGQQGQYKADSTPTDVAAIVVGVSNGGSNGQKVVDVLVPKDQAPDVASMAATGKVALVLDSREH, from the coding sequence ATGGCAATTGCACCAACAGACGAGCAGCGCAGCGCACGCCGCCGCGACCGGGGGAAGAAGGATCCCGAGGACGCGATCGGACCCGCGGCCTCGAGTGACACCGTGGCGCCGCCGCCGAAGATGCGCCGGCGACCACTGCTTATCGCCGCATCGGTGGCTGCGGTCTGTTTGGGAGCGTTGCTGGGCGTGATGGCTTTCACGTCGATGAACTCCGCGAAGGAAGTCCTCGCGGTGCGATCGACGGTGCACCGTGGCGAGGTGATCACTCGTGGTGACGTGATGATCGTCCGCGTGGGAGTGGACCCCGGGCTGAAGCCGCTGCCAGCATCCGAACTGAACAATGTGGTCGGAAAACGCGCGGCGATGGACATCGCCGCCGGCGGGCTGGTCACCGGTGACGAGATCACCTCGAGCGTGGTGCCGGGTGCAGGCGAGAGCGAGGTCGGGATCAGCCTGGCGCCCGGTGCTCTTCCGGCCAACGGGCTGGAGAACGGCGACGATGTCCGGATCGTGCTGACACCTGGCCAGCAGGGGCAGTACAAGGCCGACTCGACACCCACGGACGTCGCCGCGATCGTGGTCGGGGTCTCGAACGGCGGCTCGAACGGGCAGAAAGTGGTGGACGTGTTGGTCCCCAAGGACCAGGCGCCCGACGTGGCATCGATGGCTGCCACTGGAAAGGTCGCTCTCGTCCTGGACTCGCGAGAACACTGA